A genomic segment from Nicotiana sylvestris chromosome 1, ASM39365v2, whole genome shotgun sequence encodes:
- the LOC104214681 gene encoding uncharacterized protein — protein sequence MAEQQALATTVRNLERQMGQLASAQNTRPVGALPSDTEPNPKSQVNAVTLRNRRALEEVPKKKKNTDHPERELAPKPVDGNEKDDKGPKPVTEARPPPPFPQRLQKQKDDAKYKKFLDILSQVSVNLPLVEILQEVPKYARYLRDIVAKKRRHTEFETVALTEECSARVQSKRHPKLKDPGSFTIPLSLGKQEVGRALCDLGASINLMTSSLFKQLRLGALRPTTITLQLADRSLVMLEGIIEDVLVRVGKFILPANFIVLNYEADEEVPIILGGAFLATGGTIIDVRAGK from the coding sequence ATGGCTGAACAGCAAGCCCTCGCCACAACAGTGAGAAATTTGGAGCGTCAAATGGGACAGCTTGCCAGTGCTCAAAACACTAGACCAGTTGGAGCTCTTCCAAGTGATACTGAGCCCAATCCTAAATCTCAAGTCAATGCGGTTACCTTGAGAAATAGAAGAGCactagaagaagttccaaagaaaaagaagaatacagATCATCCTGAAAGAGAATTAGCTCCCAAGCCAGTTGATGGGAATGAGAAAGATGATAAAGGACCCAAGCCAGTAACTGAGGCTAGGCCACCGCCTCCATTTCCACAAAGACTGCAGAAGCAAAAAGATGATGCCAAGTACAAGAAATTCCTAGATATTTTGAGCCAAGTGAGTGTGAATCTGCCTTTGGTGGAAATTTTGCAGGAAGTGCCTAAGTATGCAAGGTATCTCAGAGATATTGTGGCAAAAAAACGAAGACATACAGAGTTTGAAACAGTGGCACTTACTGAAGAGTGTAGTGCCAGAGTTCAAAGTAAACGTCAtcctaagttgaaggatcctgggagtttcacaattccttTGTCTCTTGGAAAACAAGAAGTTGGTAGAGCCTTGTGTGATTTAGGGGCCAGTATAAATTTGATGACATCCTCTTTGTTCAAGCAACTCAGATTGGGGGCGCTTAGACCTACAACAATCACTTTACAACTAGCAGATAGGTCACTAGTCATGCTCGAAGGAATTATTGAGGATGTgttagttcgagtgggaaagtttATTCTTCCTGCTAATTTTATTGTTCTTAATTACGAGGCAGATGAGGAAGTGCCCATTATTTTGGGGGGAGCATTCTTAGCTACTGGTGGAACAATTATTGATGTGAGAGCAGGGAAGTAA